From Marivirga harenae, one genomic window encodes:
- a CDS encoding DUF5606 family protein, whose amino-acid sequence MTLKDIASVTGKGGLFQVVKPSRTGVILESLDEKKQKLVAHAHDRVSILDEISIYTTDAEGNVPLQKIFNIMHDEFADDLGIDAKSSKEEIMAFLKHVLPNYDENQVYPSDVKKLVSWYNTLLKEAPEVLIAKAEDKKEEK is encoded by the coding sequence ATGACTTTAAAAGATATAGCATCAGTAACAGGAAAAGGTGGTTTGTTTCAGGTAGTTAAGCCTTCCAGAACAGGCGTTATTTTAGAATCATTGGACGAAAAGAAGCAAAAGCTTGTGGCTCATGCTCACGATAGAGTTTCCATTTTGGATGAAATATCTATCTATACAACTGATGCAGAAGGAAATGTTCCTTTGCAAAAGATTTTTAATATCATGCATGATGAGTTTGCAGATGACTTGGGGATTGATGCAAAATCATCAAAAGAAGAGATCATGGCATTTCTAAAGCATGTTTTGCCTAATTATGATGAAAATCAAGTATATCCTTCCGATGTGAAAAAGTTGGTGAGCTGGTATAATACATTGTTAAAAGAGGCTCCTGAGGTTTTGATCGCAAAAGCTGAAGACAAGAAAGAAGAGAAATAG
- a CDS encoding DUF6687 family protein → MQNKTFIPFYDIKKYPHEVLVVDAHHPQGFDLSHWRGAPAPKGCQADTSTEIVLKAIQNQLPELNKKYVTNNHYDIDGFLGVWAIFNPSIAMENYDLLTEMAQIGDFREINFQYLEWKKALKIVCWLNEKEATLFYPPFGAPEIAEKEMEACVPKYIHFLDAFNKVIDLPLEVIPETEEFNLVLTHLAKIDQQETIDDIRMHIVDAKEPLHYYALYNNSQLADMVMSIYPDNRYELEFKYTTWINTNRKHFPRISMEKLCDQLNHIEENGKKWEAEHFTDTAPILRLKGKKLSKKERYLSPCFRPIYSSSIRPEDFKSICFSYFNDHYNFLKKGETLDWKQVRKINDKIFT, encoded by the coding sequence ATGCAAAATAAAACATTCATCCCCTTTTACGACATCAAAAAATATCCTCATGAGGTTTTGGTTGTAGATGCTCATCATCCGCAGGGCTTTGACTTATCACATTGGAGAGGAGCTCCTGCTCCTAAAGGCTGTCAGGCGGATACTAGTACAGAAATTGTACTAAAAGCCATTCAGAATCAGCTCCCTGAGTTAAATAAAAAATATGTGACTAATAATCACTACGACATAGACGGCTTTCTGGGCGTTTGGGCAATTTTTAATCCTTCTATCGCAATGGAAAATTATGATTTATTGACTGAAATGGCTCAAATTGGGGATTTTAGAGAGATAAATTTTCAATATCTTGAATGGAAAAAAGCATTGAAAATCGTCTGTTGGTTGAATGAGAAAGAAGCAACTTTATTCTACCCTCCTTTTGGCGCACCAGAGATCGCGGAAAAGGAAATGGAAGCCTGTGTACCTAAATACATTCATTTTTTAGATGCTTTCAATAAAGTAATTGATTTACCATTAGAAGTAATTCCTGAAACGGAAGAATTCAATTTAGTTTTGACTCATCTTGCAAAAATTGATCAGCAAGAAACAATTGATGACATTAGAATGCATATTGTAGATGCAAAAGAACCACTGCATTACTATGCATTATATAACAATAGTCAACTGGCTGATATGGTTATGAGTATTTATCCGGACAATCGATACGAACTGGAATTTAAATACACCACATGGATCAATACCAACAGAAAACATTTTCCAAGAATCAGTATGGAAAAGCTATGCGATCAATTAAACCACATTGAAGAAAACGGTAAAAAATGGGAGGCCGAACATTTTACGGATACCGCCCCTATTCTTCGTTTGAAAGGAAAGAAATTAAGCAAAAAGGAACGTTACTTAAGCCCTTGTTTTAGGCCTATCTATTCTTCAAGTATACGACCGGAAGATTTCAAAAGTATTTGCTTCAGCTATTTTAACGATCATTATAACTTCTTAAAGAAAGGCGAAACACTTGATTGGAAACAAGTGAGAAAGATCAATGACAAAATATTTACTTAA
- a CDS encoding TonB-dependent receptor, with product MLQLTKKWFSTALVMLMSMQLMAQNSIVGKVISQEDNSPLVGASVVIQSIQKGSATDIDGNYRINKVETGDFEIKVSYIGYKQMVKKITVEGQDIQLNFELEKDIQLTDEVMVSATRADEKTPTTFTNIKKAELNRQNLGQDMPMLLNYTPSMVTTSDAGAGVGYTGMRIRGSDGTRINVTVNGIPINDSESHGTFWVNMPDLASSVDNIQIQRGVGTSTNGAAAFGASVNMQTSTPAQDAFGEVNNSFGSFNTRRHNVIFNSGITNSGWSFEGRLSSIHSDGYIDRASSDMQSYFLSGAYYGDKTIVKALAFGGKEQTYQSWWGTPEARIENDEEGMQEVIINNGYTDEQAENLLNSGRTFNYYLYDNETDNYQQDHYQLHLSHQFTENLQANAALHYTYGRGYYEQFRNDDDLTDYQLNDIEIGNETISSSDLIRRRWLDNHFYGFTYSFNYQKADWDITLGGAYNEYDGDHFGEIVWARFAGNSEIRDRYYDNYGRKYDFNNFLKANYQLNEKLNLFADLQIRNINYLTKGIDADLAQINTGGEYTFFNPKTGFTYSLPNNSQFYASVAIANREPVRNDFVDAPQGIIPQHESLYDYELGYKKQARNYSTEVIVYYMDYDNQLVLTGELNDVGSSIRTNVDNSYRAGIELIGAYKFNQQWSLGGNATFSQNKIANFTEVIYDYGEAFDEFNVIENEYSNTDISFSPNIIAAGEITYQPLRGVKFTFLNKYVGKQYLDNTSNDDRALDPYFVSDFVGSYQFSLPFLKTAELKLMINNVFNEMYSANGYTFGYNAGTYEVRENYLYPQAGTNYLLGLNLRF from the coding sequence ATGTTACAATTAACTAAAAAGTGGTTTTCAACTGCTTTAGTAATGCTAATGAGCATGCAATTAATGGCTCAAAATAGCATTGTGGGAAAAGTGATTTCCCAGGAAGACAATTCACCTTTAGTGGGAGCCAGTGTGGTCATCCAATCCATACAAAAAGGAAGTGCAACGGATATTGATGGGAATTACCGCATCAATAAAGTTGAAACTGGAGACTTTGAAATAAAAGTTTCTTATATCGGATACAAACAGATGGTAAAGAAAATCACTGTGGAAGGCCAAGACATCCAGCTTAATTTTGAGTTGGAAAAAGATATACAGTTAACAGACGAGGTAATGGTTTCTGCCACCAGAGCAGATGAGAAAACACCCACCACTTTCACCAATATCAAAAAAGCTGAACTCAATAGGCAAAACTTAGGACAAGACATGCCCATGCTTTTAAATTATACTCCTTCCATGGTCACCACTTCAGATGCAGGTGCTGGTGTAGGCTACACCGGTATGCGAATCAGAGGAAGTGACGGAACCAGAATAAATGTGACTGTGAATGGAATTCCAATTAATGACTCGGAATCTCATGGGACTTTTTGGGTAAATATGCCAGATTTAGCCAGCTCGGTGGATAATATCCAGATTCAGCGAGGAGTTGGGACTTCTACCAATGGAGCCGCTGCATTTGGAGCATCCGTCAATATGCAAACCTCAACACCAGCTCAAGATGCATTTGGGGAAGTAAATAATTCTTTCGGCTCTTTTAATACCAGAAGACATAATGTGATTTTCAATTCAGGAATCACGAACAGTGGCTGGTCATTTGAAGGGAGATTATCTTCCATTCACTCTGATGGATATATTGATCGAGCGAGTTCCGATATGCAATCCTATTTCTTATCAGGGGCTTACTACGGGGATAAAACCATAGTGAAAGCTTTAGCTTTTGGCGGAAAAGAGCAAACTTACCAAAGCTGGTGGGGTACTCCGGAAGCCCGCATAGAAAATGATGAGGAAGGAATGCAGGAGGTGATAATTAATAATGGATACACTGATGAGCAAGCAGAAAATCTGTTGAATTCAGGTAGGACATTTAACTACTACTTATATGATAATGAGACCGACAATTATCAACAAGACCATTATCAGTTACACTTGTCTCACCAGTTCACTGAAAACCTTCAAGCCAATGCCGCTCTTCATTATACGTATGGAAGAGGTTATTATGAGCAATTTAGAAATGATGATGACTTGACTGACTATCAGTTAAATGATATTGAGATTGGCAATGAAACGATCAGCTCGAGCGATTTAATTAGAAGAAGATGGTTAGATAATCACTTTTATGGTTTTACCTACAGCTTCAACTATCAAAAAGCAGATTGGGACATCACTTTAGGCGGTGCATATAATGAATATGATGGCGATCATTTTGGTGAAATTGTTTGGGCAAGATTTGCAGGTAATTCAGAAATTAGAGATCGCTATTACGATAACTACGGTAGAAAATATGATTTCAACAACTTTTTAAAAGCAAATTATCAGCTTAATGAAAAGCTAAATCTATTTGCCGATTTGCAAATTAGAAATATCAATTACCTCACAAAGGGTATTGATGCTGATTTGGCTCAAATCAATACTGGTGGAGAATATACATTCTTTAACCCGAAAACCGGTTTCACTTATAGCTTACCTAATAACAGTCAATTTTACGCATCAGTTGCTATAGCCAATAGAGAGCCGGTTAGAAATGATTTTGTAGATGCACCACAAGGCATAATACCTCAGCATGAAAGCTTATATGACTATGAGTTAGGCTATAAAAAGCAAGCTCGTAATTATAGTACCGAAGTTATAGTGTATTATATGGATTACGATAATCAATTGGTATTGACCGGAGAACTTAATGATGTGGGTTCAAGTATTAGAACAAATGTGGACAATAGCTACAGAGCCGGAATAGAATTAATTGGTGCCTATAAATTCAATCAACAATGGTCTCTAGGTGGAAATGCTACATTCAGTCAAAATAAAATAGCCAATTTCACAGAAGTGATATATGATTATGGTGAAGCTTTTGATGAATTTAATGTTATCGAAAATGAATATAGTAATACAGATATTTCATTCTCCCCTAACATCATCGCAGCGGGAGAAATTACATATCAACCCTTGAGGGGCGTGAAGTTCACATTTTTAAATAAATATGTAGGCAAGCAATATCTCGATAACACTTCAAACGATGACAGAGCTTTAGATCCATATTTCGTAAGTGATTTTGTAGGAAGCTATCAATTTAGTTTGCCGTTCTTGAAAACAGCTGAACTTAAATTAATGATCAATAACGTTTTTAATGAGATGTACTCAGCCAATGGTTATACCTTTGGCTACAATGCTGGAACTTATGAGGTAAGAGAAAATTATTTATATCCTCAGGCAGGCACCAATTATTTATTGGGCTTGAATTTGAGGTTTTAA